A genomic window from Bradyrhizobium lupini includes:
- a CDS encoding YcjX family protein, translating into MAFSFQDMIEEARLSARALIDYGEHFFNPTVRLGVTGLSRAGKTVFITALIHGLTRGGRFPVFEAYSSGRIARAHLAPQPDDAVPRFAYESHLRALIEERRWPNSTVDISELRLLIDYQRQNGADRTLTLDIVDYPGEWLLDLPLLQKSFEQWSAESLALSREAPRVHLAADWHAHLATLKPEAREDEQATLTAAKLFRGYLQGCRDERFAMSLLPPGRFLMPGNLADTPALTFAPLDVPAGGQAPEGSLWAMMVRRYEAYKDVVVRPFFRDHFARLDRQIVLADALAAFNAGPEALHDLEAALAGILDCFNIGRSTFLSGLFRPRIDRVLFAATKADHLHHSSHDRLEAVLRRAVTRAVARAENTGAAIDVVALAAVRATREAQVAHGRDKLPSILGTPTAGESAGGEFFDGSTEVATFPGDLPLDPEPLFNGTDAFRGLSTEAAGKSDFRFLRFRPPKLEREGADHPALPHIRLDRALQFLIGDKLS; encoded by the coding sequence ATGGCATTTAGTTTCCAGGATATGATCGAGGAGGCGCGCCTGTCGGCTCGGGCGCTGATCGACTACGGCGAGCATTTCTTCAATCCGACGGTACGATTGGGGGTTACCGGCCTGTCCCGGGCCGGCAAGACGGTGTTCATTACCGCGCTGATCCACGGCCTCACCCGTGGCGGCCGGTTTCCGGTGTTCGAGGCCTATTCATCCGGGCGGATCGCGCGGGCGCATCTGGCGCCGCAGCCGGACGACGCGGTGCCGCGCTTTGCCTATGAGAGCCATCTGCGCGCGCTGATCGAGGAGCGGCGCTGGCCGAACTCGACTGTCGACATCAGCGAGCTCAGGCTCCTCATCGACTACCAGCGCCAGAACGGCGCCGACCGCACGCTGACGCTCGACATCGTCGACTATCCCGGCGAGTGGCTGCTCGACCTGCCGCTGCTTCAGAAGAGTTTTGAGCAATGGTCGGCCGAAAGTCTCGCCTTGTCACGCGAGGCGCCGCGCGTCCATCTTGCCGCGGATTGGCACGCGCATCTCGCAACGCTCAAGCCCGAGGCGCGCGAGGACGAGCAGGCGACGCTGACGGCCGCAAAGCTCTTCAGGGGCTATTTGCAAGGCTGCCGCGATGAGCGGTTTGCGATGAGCCTGCTGCCGCCCGGCCGCTTCCTGATGCCGGGCAATCTCGCCGACACACCGGCGCTGACCTTTGCGCCGCTCGACGTACCCGCGGGTGGCCAGGCGCCGGAGGGATCGCTGTGGGCGATGATGGTGCGCCGCTATGAGGCCTACAAGGACGTCGTGGTGCGGCCGTTCTTCCGCGATCATTTTGCCCGGCTCGATCGCCAGATCGTACTGGCCGACGCGCTCGCCGCGTTCAACGCCGGCCCCGAAGCGCTGCACGATCTCGAAGCCGCACTCGCGGGCATTCTCGACTGCTTCAACATCGGCCGCAGCACATTCCTCTCCGGCCTGTTCCGGCCGCGGATCGACCGCGTGCTGTTCGCGGCGACCAAGGCGGATCATCTGCATCATTCCAGCCATGACCGGCTCGAGGCCGTGCTGCGCCGCGCGGTCACCCGCGCCGTTGCGCGCGCCGAAAATACCGGTGCGGCGATCGACGTCGTCGCGCTCGCCGCCGTCCGCGCCACGCGCGAGGCGCAGGTCGCGCATGGCCGTGACAAATTGCCGTCGATCTTGGGAACGCCCACCGCGGGCGAAAGCGCCGGCGGCGAATTCTTCGACGGCAGCACCGAGGTGGCAACCTTTCCGGGCGACCTGCCCTTGGATCCCGAGCCGTTGTTCAACGGCACCGACGCATTCCGCGGCCTCTCGACCGAGGCCGCCGGGAAGAGCGATTTTCGCTTCCTGCGCTTCCGTCCGCCGAAGCTCGAACGTGAGGGGGCCGACCACCCGGCGCTGCCTCACATCCGCCTCGACCGTGCCTTGCAGTTCCTGATCGGAGACAAATTGTCATGA
- a CDS encoding SDR family oxidoreductase, translated as MQVTGKVVVVTGGANGIGKALCEAFHKAGAAKVVVADMDADNARAVAATVDGAAFKCDVAQEKDISHVIEETERQFGPIELFCSNAGIGGGFDPMSVNAGGASDEPWQRSWAIHVMAHVYAARHLIPRMKARGGGYFLNTISAAGLLSQVGSPAYSTTKHAAVGFAENLAISHKAHNIRVSILCPQGVDTNMLRSIPKGPQSGDGDLSPEQVAKDVLAGLDQETFLILPHPQVLGYMRKKTENYDRWIGGMAKIQAKMREDFGT; from the coding sequence ATGCAGGTGACCGGCAAGGTCGTGGTCGTCACGGGCGGCGCCAACGGCATCGGCAAGGCGCTGTGCGAAGCCTTTCACAAGGCGGGTGCGGCCAAGGTCGTCGTCGCCGACATGGACGCGGACAACGCGCGGGCGGTCGCGGCCACGGTGGATGGCGCGGCCTTCAAATGCGATGTCGCGCAGGAAAAGGATATTTCCCACGTCATCGAGGAGACCGAGCGTCAGTTCGGCCCGATCGAATTGTTCTGCTCCAATGCCGGCATCGGCGGCGGCTTCGACCCGATGTCGGTCAATGCCGGCGGCGCCTCGGATGAGCCCTGGCAGCGCAGCTGGGCGATCCACGTCATGGCGCATGTCTATGCGGCGCGGCATCTGATCCCGCGCATGAAGGCGCGCGGCGGCGGCTATTTCCTTAACACGATCTCGGCCGCCGGCCTGCTGTCGCAGGTCGGCAGCCCGGCTTACTCCACCACCAAGCATGCCGCGGTCGGCTTTGCCGAAAATCTCGCGATCTCGCACAAGGCGCACAACATCCGTGTCTCGATCCTCTGCCCGCAGGGCGTGGACACCAACATGCTGCGTTCGATCCCCAAAGGCCCGCAATCCGGCGACGGCGACCTGTCGCCCGAGCAGGTCGCCAAGGACGTGCTCGCCGGTCTCGATCAGGAGACGTTCCTGATCCTGCCGCACCCGCAGGTGCTCGGCTACATGCGCAAGAAGACCGAGAATTACGACCGTTGGATCGGCGGCATGGCCAAGATCCAGGCTAAGATGCGGGAAGATTTCGGGACGTAG
- a CDS encoding glycosyltransferase family 39 protein, with translation MLPAGAARRPLVMAAAIIAAMTLLRIVYASAIELRTDEAYYWTWSQETALSFLDHPPGIAWLIRFGTAIFGDTTLGVRFGGIVAMLVTQLLLADIVRRLTHDVRAVVLAVLMPEAALYYGLLMAKVAPDVAMIPFAVAMMWCLVRLAQGGDGRWWLAAGLFAGLAMLSKFTVIMFAPAVAAFLLVPDWRWRWLRSPYPYLAVLIAIAVFSPVLIWNVQHDWAAIRFQGVRATTSYGISLRTFGDYIGLQFGLVGFVMLPVVLTGVVLTAWRGYSTREPVAILLSTAVLVPFLYFLGKSLTLRVGDTWPMFMWPVGFAAAAVNLTMLSREKWSARMIRSSLFWVNTAVVSGTAFVVIVFLYYVAAPWNLLGKIDPIGAESGYEQVAARAQAALDETGATWIATTDYRTYAMMRWLFRGRVPVIEINERGRFQDFRDPGMDRIKGHVGIYVGREPDNRSSLWENIPAKREPLGQVERRWRGLVMDTYTLEKLTGWTPELSPPKDSPLFRWRVLAGEFERRTLA, from the coding sequence ATGCTCCCCGCCGGCGCGGCGCGCCGGCCGCTCGTCATGGCCGCGGCGATCATCGCCGCGATGACGCTGCTGCGCATCGTCTACGCCTCGGCCATCGAGCTGCGCACGGACGAGGCCTATTACTGGACCTGGTCGCAGGAGACGGCGCTCAGCTTCCTGGATCATCCCCCCGGCATCGCCTGGCTGATCCGGTTCGGTACTGCGATCTTCGGCGACACCACACTCGGTGTGCGCTTCGGCGGCATCGTCGCGATGCTGGTGACGCAGCTCCTGCTCGCGGACATCGTCCGCCGCCTCACTCATGATGTGCGCGCCGTCGTGCTCGCGGTGCTGATGCCGGAGGCCGCGCTCTATTACGGACTGCTGATGGCCAAGGTCGCGCCCGATGTCGCCATGATCCCGTTTGCGGTGGCAATGATGTGGTGCCTGGTGCGGCTCGCGCAGGGCGGCGACGGCCGCTGGTGGCTCGCGGCCGGCCTGTTCGCCGGGCTCGCGATGCTGTCGAAATTTACCGTGATCATGTTCGCACCGGCGGTTGCCGCCTTTCTGCTGGTGCCGGATTGGCGCTGGCGCTGGTTGCGCAGCCCCTATCCTTATCTCGCGGTCCTGATCGCAATCGCCGTGTTCTCGCCGGTCCTGATCTGGAACGTGCAGCACGACTGGGCCGCGATTCGCTTCCAGGGTGTGCGCGCCACCACCAGCTACGGCATCTCGCTCCGCACATTCGGCGACTACATCGGCCTGCAATTCGGACTGGTCGGCTTCGTCATGCTGCCGGTGGTACTGACGGGGGTGGTGCTGACGGCGTGGCGCGGCTATAGCACGCGCGAGCCGGTCGCGATTTTGCTGTCGACCGCCGTCCTGGTGCCGTTTCTCTATTTCCTGGGGAAATCGCTGACCCTCCGCGTCGGCGACACCTGGCCGATGTTCATGTGGCCGGTCGGTTTCGCCGCCGCCGCTGTCAACCTCACCATGCTGTCGCGTGAAAAATGGTCGGCGCGGATGATCAGATCGTCGCTGTTCTGGGTCAACACGGCGGTGGTCTCCGGCACCGCCTTTGTCGTCATCGTGTTCCTCTACTACGTCGCCGCGCCCTGGAATTTACTTGGCAAGATCGATCCGATCGGTGCCGAGTCCGGTTACGAGCAGGTCGCCGCGCGCGCACAGGCCGCATTGGACGAGACTGGCGCGACCTGGATCGCCACCACGGACTACCGCACCTATGCCATGATGCGCTGGCTGTTCAGGGGCCGGGTGCCGGTGATCGAGATCAACGAGCGCGGCCGCTTCCAGGACTTTCGCGATCCGGGCATGGACCGGATCAAGGGCCACGTCGGCATCTATGTCGGGCGCGAGCCGGACAATCGCTCATCACTGTGGGAGAACATCCCCGCCAAGCGCGAGCCGCTCGGTCAGGTCGAGCGCCGCTGGCGCGGTCTCGTGATGGACACGTACACGCTGGAAAAGCTCACCGGCTGGACCCCGGAGCTGTCGCCGCCGAAAGACTCGCCGCTGTTCCGGTGGCGCGTGCTGGCGGGCGAGTTTGAGCGGCGTACGCTCGCCTAG
- a CDS encoding MaoC family dehydratase N-terminal domain-containing protein, with the protein MTEKLDIDHLRQWIGRSEEATDTVTAQLVKGLRATLFQEVGAPKPGDAAPFTVHWCLAQPVFPMSMLGPDGHPTRGGFLPPVPLPRRMWAGGEIEFLQPLRVGDESTRSSRIADVQVKTGSTGTLCFVSVEHSISSPRGIAIRERQDIVYREMTTTSAPAKAPPPPPKAQHRQTHVSDPVLLFRYSALTFNGHRIHYDRDYVTKVEGYPGLIFHGPLQATFIIEMAAKLRGGKPPKKFTYRGLQPLFEGSEFSINANETADGMELWTANAEGQPTMKGTAVW; encoded by the coding sequence ATGACCGAGAAGCTCGACATCGATCATCTCAGGCAATGGATCGGCCGCAGCGAAGAGGCCACCGACACCGTCACCGCGCAGCTCGTGAAGGGCCTGCGTGCGACGCTGTTCCAGGAGGTCGGCGCGCCCAAGCCGGGCGACGCGGCGCCGTTCACGGTGCATTGGTGCCTGGCGCAGCCGGTGTTTCCGATGTCGATGCTCGGCCCCGACGGCCACCCCACCCGCGGCGGCTTCCTGCCTCCGGTGCCGCTGCCGCGCCGGATGTGGGCCGGCGGCGAGATCGAGTTCCTGCAGCCGCTGCGCGTCGGCGACGAATCGACGCGGAGCTCGCGCATCGCGGACGTACAGGTGAAGACCGGCTCGACCGGCACGCTGTGCTTCGTCTCGGTCGAGCACAGCATCTCCTCGCCGCGCGGCATCGCCATCCGCGAGCGGCAGGACATCGTCTATCGCGAGATGACGACGACGTCCGCGCCGGCAAAGGCGCCGCCTCCGCCGCCGAAGGCGCAGCATCGCCAGACGCATGTCTCCGATCCCGTGCTGCTGTTTCGTTATTCCGCGCTGACCTTCAACGGCCACCGCATCCATTACGACCGCGACTACGTCACCAAGGTCGAGGGATATCCGGGCCTGATCTTCCACGGGCCGTTGCAGGCAACCTTCATCATCGAGATGGCGGCGAAGCTGCGCGGCGGCAAGCCGCCGAAGAAGTTCACCTATCGCGGCCTCCAGCCGCTGTTCGAGGGCTCGGAGTTCTCCATCAACGCCAACGAGACCGCTGATGGCATGGAGCTGTGGACCGCGAACGCGGAGGGGCAGCCGACGATGAAGGGGACCGCGGTGTGGTGA
- a CDS encoding hemolysin III family protein, which translates to MTVFQLKQLASSSVHAAADAVGWHYDRAELIADGVIHAIGVLCGIIAATVLVVLTVLFADATDIVGVSIYVAGLLSMLVLSATYNLWPVSPAKWLLRRFDHSAIYLLIAATYTPFILEVKDSGFALVLLAGVWCVALLGIVLKLLYPGRFDRVAVGIYLAMGWSGIMLYDSVVKALPALVLGFVLAGGLLYSFGVIFHAWRRLRFQNAIWHGFVLAGAACHYTAVLDLVLS; encoded by the coding sequence ATGACCGTCTTCCAATTGAAACAGCTCGCATCCTCCTCCGTCCACGCAGCCGCCGACGCGGTCGGCTGGCATTACGACCGCGCCGAGTTGATCGCCGACGGCGTGATCCACGCGATCGGCGTGCTCTGCGGCATCATTGCCGCGACCGTGCTGGTGGTGCTGACGGTGCTCTTTGCCGACGCGACCGACATCGTCGGCGTCTCGATCTACGTCGCCGGCCTGCTTTCGATGCTGGTGTTGTCGGCGACCTATAATCTGTGGCCAGTCTCGCCGGCCAAATGGCTGCTGCGGCGCTTCGACCATTCGGCGATCTATCTCCTGATCGCGGCGACCTACACGCCGTTCATCCTGGAGGTGAAGGACAGTGGGTTCGCGCTGGTGCTGCTCGCCGGCGTCTGGTGCGTGGCGCTCCTCGGCATCGTGCTGAAACTTCTCTACCCCGGCCGGTTCGACCGCGTTGCGGTCGGGATCTACCTAGCGATGGGCTGGAGCGGCATCATGCTCTACGATTCCGTGGTCAAGGCGCTGCCTGCGCTGGTGCTGGGCTTCGTCCTTGCGGGTGGACTGCTCTACAGCTTCGGCGTGATCTTTCATGCCTGGCGGCGGCTGCGCTTCCAGAATGCGATCTGGCACGGCTTTGTCTTGGCCGGCGCGGCGTGCCATTATACCGCGGTGCTCGACCTCGTGTTGAGCTGA
- a CDS encoding YcjF family protein, with protein sequence MNDRSKPRRPATFRLDDPGVVVTEADETTRLGRTTIQITPEPDPANLPVPIAATLPARRGFPWGAMFWSGVAGLTLLGVGLGVVRLIEDLFARSDSLGFVGLALAFVTALALAVVTGREAFGLARLATIEKLHQRAAAVLASDDRKESRIIVQDLLKIAHQNPQLARARAALESHAGEIIDGADMIRLAERELMSPLDIEARRLVSSAAQKVSIVTAVSPRAAIDVMFVFIVSLRLIRQLAFLYGGRPGALGMIRLLRHVIAHLAITGGMAASDSLVQQMLGHGIAAKLSQRLGEGMLNGLLTARLGLAAIDVTRPLPFAALPPPKLSDLATDLLRKKDEEE encoded by the coding sequence ATGAACGACCGATCGAAGCCACGGCGACCGGCGACGTTCCGGCTCGACGACCCCGGCGTCGTCGTCACCGAGGCCGACGAGACGACCCGGCTCGGCCGTACCACCATCCAGATCACGCCGGAGCCCGATCCGGCGAATTTGCCGGTGCCAATCGCAGCGACGCTTCCGGCGCGGCGCGGCTTTCCCTGGGGCGCAATGTTCTGGTCCGGCGTTGCCGGGCTGACGCTGCTCGGGGTCGGGCTCGGCGTCGTCCGTCTGATCGAGGATCTGTTTGCGCGCAGCGACAGCCTCGGCTTCGTCGGACTGGCGCTTGCCTTCGTCACCGCGCTTGCGCTCGCGGTGGTGACCGGACGCGAGGCTTTCGGGCTGGCGCGGCTGGCAACGATCGAAAAGCTGCATCAGCGCGCAGCCGCTGTTCTTGCCAGCGACGATCGCAAGGAGAGCCGCATCATCGTGCAGGATCTGCTCAAGATCGCGCACCAGAACCCGCAGCTCGCGCGCGCCCGTGCCGCCCTGGAGAGCCACGCCGGCGAGATCATCGACGGCGCCGACATGATCCGGCTCGCCGAGCGCGAATTGATGTCGCCGCTGGACATCGAGGCGCGGCGGCTGGTGTCGTCAGCAGCGCAAAAAGTCTCGATCGTCACGGCGGTGAGCCCGCGAGCGGCGATCGACGTGATGTTCGTGTTCATCGTGTCGCTGCGCCTGATCCGCCAGCTCGCTTTCCTCTATGGCGGCCGGCCCGGCGCGCTCGGCATGATCCGCCTGCTCCGCCATGTCATCGCTCATCTCGCCATCACCGGCGGCATGGCGGCGAGCGACAGCCTGGTGCAGCAGATGCTCGGCCACGGCATTGCGGCGAAGCTGTCGCAGCGGCTGGGCGAAGGCATGCTAAATGGATTGCTGACGGCGCGGCTCGGCCTCGCCGCAATCGACGTCACACGACCGCTGCCGTTCGCCGCACTGCCGCCGCCGAAGCTGTCGGACCTCGCGACGGATCTGCTGCGGAAGAAGGACGAGGAAGAGTAG
- the mdlC gene encoding benzoylformate decarboxylase, producing the protein MVKNGKATTKSVTVKQATLDLLRSFGITKVFGNPGSTELPFLSDWPDDIDYVLALQEASAVGMADGYAQATRNAGFVNLHSAAGVGNALGNIYTAHRNQTPLVITAGQQARSILPLQAFLYAERASEFPRPYVKFSVEPARPEDVPAAIARAYYTAMQPPCGPTFVSIPVDDWAHATAPVEARNVSREIGPEIDAMKALVTALGSAKHPAVVVGPGVDRAGAVDVMVRVAEKARASVWVSPFSARCSFPERHPQFAGFLHASPAQLSDALREHDLVVVIGAPVFTFHVEGHAAIFDCGATLFQITDDPDAAAVTPVGTSIIATMKPALAMLLDLLPESKRAAPKGRTLPPTPQAADPLPVEFLLHSLSQAMPDGASLVEEIPSHRPAMQKFMPMRGQDSFYTMASGGLGYSLPAAVGMALGKPTSRTVCLIGDGSAMYSIQALWTAAQRKLPLTIIVINNSGYGAMRSFSQVMQVRNVPGLELPGIDFVRLAEGMGCHAVRVSKAAELGEALKRGMAFEGTSLVEVVVDSAVPVLYGQKH; encoded by the coding sequence ATGGTGAAGAACGGCAAAGCCACAACCAAATCCGTCACCGTCAAGCAGGCGACACTCGACCTGCTGCGCTCCTTCGGCATCACGAAGGTGTTCGGCAACCCCGGCTCGACCGAGCTGCCGTTCCTGAGCGACTGGCCCGACGACATCGACTACGTGCTCGCGCTTCAGGAAGCCTCCGCCGTCGGCATGGCCGACGGCTATGCGCAGGCGACGCGCAATGCCGGCTTCGTCAATCTGCATTCGGCCGCCGGCGTCGGCAACGCGCTCGGTAACATCTATACCGCGCATCGCAACCAGACGCCGCTGGTGATCACCGCGGGCCAGCAGGCACGCTCGATCCTCCCCTTGCAGGCGTTCCTGTATGCGGAGCGTGCGTCCGAATTCCCACGGCCTTATGTGAAGTTCAGCGTCGAGCCGGCGCGGCCCGAGGACGTTCCGGCCGCCATCGCGCGCGCCTATTACACCGCGATGCAGCCGCCATGCGGGCCGACCTTCGTCTCGATCCCGGTCGACGACTGGGCGCATGCGACGGCTCCCGTCGAAGCCCGCAACGTCAGCCGCGAGATCGGGCCTGAGATTGACGCGATGAAGGCGCTGGTCACCGCGCTCGGCTCGGCCAAGCACCCTGCCGTCGTCGTCGGCCCCGGCGTCGATCGCGCCGGCGCGGTCGACGTGATGGTGCGCGTCGCCGAGAAGGCCAGGGCCAGCGTCTGGGTCAGCCCGTTTTCGGCGCGCTGCTCGTTCCCGGAACGTCATCCCCAGTTCGCGGGATTCCTGCATGCCTCGCCGGCGCAATTGTCGGACGCGCTGCGCGAGCACGACCTCGTCGTCGTGATCGGCGCGCCGGTGTTCACCTTCCACGTCGAAGGCCATGCCGCGATCTTCGACTGCGGCGCGACGCTCTTCCAGATCACGGACGACCCGGATGCCGCGGCGGTGACGCCCGTCGGCACCAGCATCATCGCGACGATGAAGCCGGCGCTCGCAATGCTGCTCGACCTCTTGCCGGAGAGCAAGCGCGCGGCACCGAAGGGGCGAACGCTGCCGCCGACGCCGCAAGCCGCCGATCCGCTGCCGGTCGAATTCCTGCTGCATTCGCTGTCGCAGGCGATGCCGGACGGCGCGTCGCTGGTCGAGGAAATCCCCTCGCACCGGCCGGCCATGCAAAAGTTCATGCCGATGCGCGGCCAGGACAGTTTTTACACCATGGCGAGCGGAGGCCTCGGCTACTCGCTGCCGGCCGCGGTCGGCATGGCGCTCGGCAAGCCGACGAGCCGCACGGTGTGCCTGATCGGTGACGGCTCGGCGATGTATTCGATCCAGGCGCTGTGGACCGCCGCGCAGCGCAAGCTGCCGCTCACGATCATCGTCATCAACAATTCCGGCTACGGCGCGATGCGCTCGTTCAGCCAGGTGATGCAGGTGAGGAACGTGCCGGGACTCGAGTTGCCGGGGATCGATTTCGTGCGGCTGGCCGAGGGCATGGGCTGCCATGCGGTGCGGGTGAGCAAGGCGGCCGAACTGGGCGAGGCGCTCAAGCGCGGGATGGCATTCGAAGGGACGAGCCTGGTGGAGGTGGTCGTGGATTCGGCGGTGCCGGTGCTGTACGGGCAGAAGCATTGA
- a CDS encoding adenylate/guanylate cyclase domain-containing protein — protein sequence MAATASTRFSDLSRAISVRQVRLVCGVILFAYVVSHFLNHALGNISVDAMEIGVYYHMLFWQFLPVAIVFYTAALTHMGLGIYALYQRRQFRWRTVEPLQLVLGLSIPALVMAHVIGVRLGQTLYGHQKLYPQELYLFFVASNRIWTMTILLLIAWVHGCIGIYFWLRLKPFFTRAAPYLLAAAVLIPTLSLLGVYQGGRSVEVEADDGEWRTHNLTRRQLGTTAEAAMLDRITGGLTAGYLGLLALALLARGARALRERRGGMIALSYGNGKTVRVPKGLSVLEASLRHNVPHASVCGGRARCSTCRIRIIGDHGALPEPSQREAFVLTRVGTSDPSIRLACQLRPTSDLSFFQLFTAHTLSANTKASTPARIGQERYLVSLFVDMRGSTQLAEKRLPFDTVFIVNRFLGAVSQAVIENGGQPNQFVGDGMLALFGLSADPQTACRQALKAAAGIARHIDELNELLSHDLRQPIRFGIGIHGGEVIIGDIGYRDHIVFTALGDAVNVAARLQDMTKTLACEAIVSEEVRRTAGLADDALPQQEVAIRGRDEPMAVRVVADARELSALVDRGERVAA from the coding sequence ATGGCCGCAACCGCATCCACACGATTTTCCGATCTTTCCCGCGCCATCAGCGTACGCCAGGTGCGGCTGGTTTGCGGTGTCATCCTGTTCGCCTATGTGGTCAGCCATTTCCTCAACCATGCGCTCGGCAACATCTCGGTCGATGCCATGGAGATCGGGGTCTACTACCACATGCTGTTCTGGCAGTTCCTGCCGGTTGCGATCGTGTTCTACACGGCGGCGCTCACGCATATGGGGCTCGGCATCTACGCGTTGTATCAGCGCCGGCAGTTCCGTTGGCGGACGGTCGAGCCGCTGCAGCTCGTGCTGGGCTTGAGCATCCCCGCGCTGGTCATGGCGCATGTGATCGGGGTGCGGCTCGGTCAGACGCTTTACGGACACCAAAAACTCTATCCGCAGGAACTCTATCTGTTCTTCGTCGCGTCGAACCGTATCTGGACCATGACGATCCTGCTTCTCATCGCCTGGGTGCACGGCTGCATCGGCATCTATTTCTGGCTTCGCCTCAAACCGTTCTTCACGCGCGCGGCGCCCTATCTGCTCGCGGCTGCCGTGCTGATCCCGACGCTGTCGCTGCTGGGTGTCTACCAGGGTGGCCGCAGCGTCGAGGTCGAGGCCGACGACGGGGAATGGCGGACGCACAATCTCACGCGCCGCCAGCTGGGCACCACGGCAGAGGCCGCGATGCTCGACCGCATCACCGGCGGCCTCACCGCCGGCTATCTCGGACTGCTCGCTTTGGCGCTGCTGGCGCGTGGCGCGCGCGCCCTGCGCGAGCGGCGCGGCGGCATGATCGCGCTGTCCTACGGCAACGGCAAGACGGTGCGCGTTCCCAAGGGCCTCTCCGTGCTGGAAGCGAGCCTGCGCCACAATGTGCCGCATGCCAGCGTCTGCGGCGGCCGCGCCCGCTGCTCGACCTGCCGCATCCGCATCATCGGCGATCATGGCGCCCTGCCCGAGCCGTCGCAGCGCGAGGCGTTCGTGCTCACCCGTGTCGGCACCAGTGACCCCTCGATCAGGCTGGCCTGCCAGCTGCGGCCGACGTCGGATCTCTCCTTCTTCCAGCTCTTCACCGCGCATACCCTTTCGGCGAACACAAAGGCCTCGACGCCTGCCAGAATCGGCCAGGAGCGCTATCTCGTCAGCCTGTTCGTGGATATGCGCGGCTCGACGCAGCTGGCCGAGAAGCGGCTGCCGTTCGACACCGTGTTCATCGTCAACCGCTTCCTCGGCGCCGTCTCGCAGGCTGTGATCGAGAATGGCGGCCAGCCGAACCAATTTGTCGGCGACGGCATGCTGGCGCTGTTCGGACTGAGCGCCGATCCGCAAACCGCCTGCCGGCAGGCGCTGAAGGCCGCCGCCGGCATCGCCAGGCATATCGATGAGCTCAACGAGCTCCTGTCCCACGATCTACGCCAGCCGATCCGCTTCGGCATCGGCATCCATGGCGGCGAGGTCATCATCGGTGACATCGGCTATCGCGATCACATCGTCTTCACGGCGCTGGGCGATGCTGTCAACGTCGCGGCCCGCCTCCAGGACATGACCAAGACGCTGGCCTGCGAAGCGATCGTCTCGGAGGAAGTCCGCCGGACCGCCGGCCTTGCCGACGATGCGCTGCCGCAGCAGGAGGTCGCGATCCGCGGCCGCGACGAACCGATGGCGGTGCGTGTGGTTGCGGACGCGAGGGAGCTGTCCGCGCTCGTCGATCGCGGCGAACGCGTCGCGGCGTAA